Proteins encoded together in one Cyprinus carpio isolate SPL01 chromosome B14, ASM1834038v1, whole genome shotgun sequence window:
- the LOC109090485 gene encoding glutathione S-transferase P-like translates to MAPYTLTYFPIKGRCGALKMILADNEQQLKEKLVTKEEWMKSDTKGSYLFGQLPKFEDGDLVLYQSNAILRHIGRKHGAYGKNDCEASLIDMMNDAVEDLRMKYIKLIYQEYETGKEAYCKDLPNHLKPFESILSKSKSGFLVGDQISFADYNLFDLLLNNKVLCSTFLDSFPTLKSYVDKIAARPKIKALLECENFKKLPINGNGKQ, encoded by the exons A tggCTCCCTACACCCTGACATACTTTCCAATCAAAG GCAGATGTGGTGCCTTGAAGATGATTCTGGCAGACAATGAGCAGCAGTTGAAGGAGAAACTGGTGACCAAAGAGGAGTGGATGAAGAGTGATACGAAAGGCAGCTAT ctctTTGGACAGTTGCCTAAATTTGAAGATGGTGACCTGGTCCTGTATCAGTCCAATGCCATTTTAAGGCATATAGGTCGCAAACATG GTGCATATGGAAAAAACGACTGTGAGGCTTCTCTTATTGACATGATGAACGATGCAGTTGAAGATCTTCGCATGAAATACATCAAACTGATCTACCAGGAATAT GAGACTGGTAAGGAAGCGTACTGCAAAGATCTGCCCAACCACCTCAAACCATTTGAATCTATTCTGTCCAAAAGCAAATCTGGATTCTTAGTTGGTGATCAG ATCTCATTTGCGGACTACAACCTGTTCGACCTTCTTCTGAATAATAAAGTCCTTTGCTCTACCTTTCTGGACTCCTTCCCAACTCTCAAGAGCTATGTGGATAAGATTGCTGCCCGTCCCAAAATCAAAGCCCTCCTGGAGTGTGAAAACTTCAAGAAGCTTCCCATCAATGGCAATGGCAAGCAGTAA